The Parabacteroides sp. AD58 genome includes a window with the following:
- a CDS encoding DUF4248 domain-containing protein, with protein MNKDYIVYMKTQALCTKELATMYFANCSPRSATTQLRRWIRRNEPLKNELAETGYKEGQRVFTPRQVELVFRYFGEP; from the coding sequence ATGAATAAAGATTATATTGTGTATATGAAAACACAAGCACTATGCACAAAAGAATTAGCTACGATGTACTTTGCGAACTGTTCGCCAAGGTCAGCCACAACGCAGCTAAGGCGTTGGATCAGACGAAATGAACCCCTGAAAAACGAATTGGCTGAAACCGGATACAAAGAAGGGCAACGGGTGTTTACCCCGCGCCAGGTAGAATTAGTTTTTCGTTATTTTGGGGAACCGTAA
- a CDS encoding DUF4373 domain-containing protein: MALSIKGLQYFPLDVNFFENNKIAIIISDYGLEATAVVLKLFSQIYKSGYYMDWNEKIGKIFSASFHTKYSYATIMNLVNSLVEEDIFNKKMYEEYHILTSEKIQNCYFSATVRRKKQKISNPEYLLIADMISSSTTPKEHLNDNSVDKNPKIACNFQQSKVDKSKVDKSKGKESINNHTHIARESEKIRSLKAEWDQWKMEMLNDEDWCATLVRYSGKGILILNNAYQIMKCFDDYVILRSSENTIQTKKDYQSGLFGWWRYNNWETDLQILTGAKAAMIENKCSAPRTTQKTSKIEEAMAVAERASEMAYQLMQQNPL; encoded by the coding sequence ATGGCACTCTCTATAAAGGGATTACAATATTTCCCTCTCGATGTAAACTTTTTTGAGAACAACAAAATAGCAATTATAATCAGCGATTACGGATTGGAAGCCACCGCAGTGGTTCTTAAACTGTTTTCCCAGATTTACAAATCCGGTTATTATATGGATTGGAACGAAAAGATAGGAAAAATATTCTCTGCCTCTTTCCACACTAAATATTCGTATGCAACCATAATGAATCTGGTCAATTCGTTGGTAGAAGAAGATATTTTCAATAAAAAAATGTATGAAGAGTATCACATTTTGACGTCTGAAAAAATTCAAAATTGCTACTTCTCAGCCACTGTTCGGCGGAAAAAACAGAAAATCTCGAATCCTGAATATTTGTTAATTGCAGACATGATATCGAGTTCAACTACCCCAAAAGAGCATTTGAACGACAATTCTGTCGACAAAAATCCAAAAATTGCATGCAATTTTCAACAAAGTAAAGTAGATAAAAGTAAAGTAGATAAAAGTAAAGGAAAGGAAAGTATAAATAATCACACACACATCGCGCGCGAGAGCGAAAAAATTCGATCACTAAAAGCCGAATGGGATCAGTGGAAGATGGAAATGCTGAATGATGAAGATTGGTGCGCTACACTGGTTCGATATAGCGGAAAAGGTATTTTGATACTCAATAACGCTTATCAAATTATGAAATGCTTCGATGATTACGTTATTTTGCGATCCAGCGAAAATACTATTCAGACAAAAAAAGATTACCAGTCCGGACTTTTTGGCTGGTGGCGATATAACAATTGGGAAACCGATTTGCAAATCCTGACCGGCGCAAAAGCTGCTATGATAGAAAACAAATGTTCCGCGCCGCGAACAACACAAAAAACATCCAAAATAGAAGAAGCGATGGCTGTTGCCGAACGTGCTTCTGAAATGGCTTATCAATTAATGCAACAAAACCCGTTATGA
- a CDS encoding IS4 family transposase, with translation MNKNRHIIGELQEFFANNDSSKAINSISTIMNSIRIQSKVIGSVKNPNCKFTCLQVLQLLVLFPFFSIKNAANYSSSALGRMFVCHKDMFYRFMNDGNVNWRRIIYSVFRQLYSRVKRRTTLKSDIRCVIIDDTDLPKTGFKTEKIGKVFSHTQMKPILGFKAMFLCFTDGVSQFLLDFSLHGEEGKRSDKPQGLSKKQTEARYCKEHSEDERIVRRSAEYFASKIETAISMLKRSIIEGVRFDYLLVDSWFTCSELLKFVVSRHFGCHLIGMIKMGKTKYETDLGNKTVPELIKTLQKSRNVKYSRSIGYYTATVSAKISGIKVSLFFYRRGKKGNWNALLTSDLKLDAKEAFRLYSRRWVIEVAHKEMKQNLKLGKNQCRDFAGQIAGISLCVLQYNILSYVKRNESYETIGGLFAEISKNSVELSVAEKIWLLIIEVINVIAEVLNCDAMVLTEQIISNDKQIKAVKQAFDRLTPAA, from the coding sequence ATGAACAAAAATAGACATATTATCGGTGAACTCCAAGAGTTTTTTGCAAACAATGACTCCAGCAAGGCAATAAACAGCATATCAACCATTATGAACAGCATAAGGATACAAAGCAAAGTCATTGGGTCAGTTAAGAATCCGAATTGCAAATTCACTTGTCTTCAGGTGTTGCAGCTGCTTGTTCTGTTCCCGTTCTTTTCAATTAAGAATGCTGCCAACTATTCGTCTTCTGCCCTGGGCAGGATGTTTGTCTGCCACAAAGATATGTTCTATCGTTTCATGAACGACGGCAACGTCAATTGGCGACGTATAATCTACTCGGTTTTCAGGCAGTTGTATTCACGTGTGAAACGCAGAACGACATTGAAGTCGGACATCAGGTGCGTCATCATCGATGATACAGACCTTCCAAAGACCGGATTCAAGACCGAAAAGATTGGCAAGGTATTCTCTCATACCCAAATGAAGCCTATACTTGGCTTCAAGGCAATGTTCCTCTGCTTTACGGATGGTGTATCCCAGTTTCTTCTTGATTTTTCTCTCCATGGAGAGGAGGGAAAACGAAGCGATAAGCCACAGGGTTTATCCAAGAAACAGACGGAGGCTCGCTATTGCAAGGAACACTCGGAGGATGAACGTATTGTCAGACGTAGCGCTGAGTATTTTGCAAGTAAGATTGAGACGGCCATCAGTATGCTCAAACGCTCAATCATAGAGGGCGTACGTTTCGATTATCTTCTTGTTGACAGCTGGTTTACCTGCTCTGAACTTTTGAAGTTCGTAGTCTCAAGGCACTTTGGATGCCACCTTATCGGAATGATAAAGATGGGCAAGACCAAGTATGAGACAGATCTTGGAAACAAGACAGTGCCTGAGCTTATCAAGACTCTCCAGAAATCCAGGAACGTAAAGTATAGCCGCTCAATCGGTTACTACACAGCAACCGTATCTGCTAAAATCTCCGGCATTAAGGTCAGTCTGTTCTTCTACAGAAGAGGCAAGAAGGGCAACTGGAATGCTCTGCTTACCTCTGATCTTAAACTTGATGCCAAAGAAGCCTTCAGACTTTATTCAAGAAGATGGGTTATCGAAGTGGCTCACAAAGAGATGAAGCAAAACCTGAAACTCGGAAAGAACCAGTGCAGAGACTTCGCCGGACAGATTGCAGGCATATCATTGTGCGTACTACAGTACAATATACTCAGTTATGTCAAACGCAATGAGTCATACGAAACTATCGGAGGACTCTTTGCCGAAATTTCAAAGAACTCTGTCGAGCTTTCGGTAGCAGAAAAGATCTGGCTGCTGATCATAGAAGTTATAAACGTCATTGCTGAGGTACTTAACTGTGATGCAATGGTTCTGACTGAACAAATAATATCAAACGATAAACAAATCAAAGCAGTAAAGCAGGCTTTCGACAGGCTGACGCCAGCCGCCTGA
- a CDS encoding HU family DNA-binding protein has protein sequence MAISYTLVQRKDMSKGALEGAKLYYAQAVSTRRVDFDDLCDEIAETCTLTSADIKAVLDRVIWGMVTHLKNSEIVQFGDLGNFRIAVGSSGASTPEEFTATMLRKPKVVFHPGKRLQEMRDVAKFARFTVDKDEGADGGGGV, from the coding sequence ATGGCAATTTCTTATACCTTAGTGCAGCGAAAAGACATGAGTAAGGGCGCGTTGGAAGGCGCAAAGTTGTATTATGCCCAGGCAGTGAGCACGCGCCGGGTGGATTTCGATGATTTGTGCGATGAGATCGCTGAAACCTGTACGCTGACGTCGGCCGACATCAAGGCGGTCTTAGACCGTGTGATCTGGGGCATGGTAACACACCTGAAGAACAGCGAGATCGTTCAGTTCGGCGATTTGGGTAACTTCCGCATCGCTGTGGGCAGTTCCGGAGCGTCGACGCCTGAAGAGTTCACTGCGACCATGCTCCGCAAACCAAAAGTGGTGTTCCACCCGGGCAAACGCTTGCAGGAGATGCGCGATGTCGCCAAGTTCGCCCGCTTCACCGTCGATAAAGACGAGGGCGCAGATGGCGGCGGGGGCGTGTAA